A single genomic interval of Nostoc commune NIES-4072 harbors:
- a CDS encoding DUF4407 domain-containing protein, which produces MSFPSLKKFLLFASGINTNIVSDESMSPENRFSEENKYASIGASILLTSVVAFLSGSYALYTVFNSALVSSSIGFIWGIKIFNLDRFVILSSRKKKNNFRADIIVIIPRLLLAFSLGFVIAKPVEIKIFENKINQKIDEVNTLKSADLEKNERNLLEEIHKKQVNEIAFLQRKYYSIELVKKSNENYEQQKEKVQKQTKLMLEKLKTKDEIGLIGKIQILEELKKDNPTIEHSSLFITILFIAIDSVPITLKLLCKYSPYDAYIETQEENAIYLKSKELSDIEKNNNEIINMKKIDNLSNTILSITVKASNEKELTKLAKHQLDKLNEVNLISPNIRDIRNEILQRSLQNNQKKVLIALTPNVGNLQILSSNENGKPNTKN; this is translated from the coding sequence ATGTCTTTTCCAAGCTTGAAAAAATTTCTTTTATTTGCTTCTGGTATCAATACTAACATCGTATCTGATGAGTCGATGTCTCCTGAAAACCGTTTTTCAGAAGAGAATAAGTACGCATCTATTGGTGCATCTATTTTACTTACTTCCGTTGTAGCTTTTTTATCTGGAAGCTATGCATTATACACTGTATTTAACTCTGCCCTAGTCTCTAGTTCAATAGGTTTTATTTGGGGAATAAAGATTTTTAATTTAGATAGGTTTGTTATTTTAAGTAGTAGGAAGAAAAAAAATAATTTTCGGGCAGATATTATAGTAATTATTCCTCGTTTACTGCTGGCTTTCTCCTTAGGATTTGTTATTGCTAAACCTGTGGAAATAAAAATTTTTGAAAATAAAATAAACCAAAAAATTGATGAGGTTAATACCCTAAAAAGCGCAGATTTGGAGAAAAATGAGAGGAATTTATTGGAGGAAATTCATAAAAAACAAGTGAATGAAATAGCTTTCTTACAACGAAAGTATTATTCAATTGAGCTTGTGAAAAAAAGTAATGAAAATTACGAGCAACAAAAAGAGAAAGTGCAAAAGCAAACTAAACTGATGCTAGAAAAACTTAAAACGAAAGATGAAATAGGACTCATAGGAAAAATTCAAATATTAGAAGAATTGAAAAAAGATAACCCAACAATTGAACATAGCAGTTTATTTATTACTATTTTATTTATTGCTATAGATAGTGTTCCCATAACACTTAAACTTCTATGTAAATATAGCCCATACGACGCTTACATTGAAACACAAGAAGAAAATGCAATTTATTTAAAATCAAAAGAATTGTCAGATATAGAGAAAAACAATAATGAAATAATAAATATGAAAAAAATCGATAACTTGTCTAATACTATATTATCAATTACAGTGAAAGCATCAAATGAGAAAGAATTAACAAAATTAGCTAAACATCAGCTTGATAAGCTGAATGAAGTTAATTTAATTTCTCCTAATATTAGAGATATTAGAAATGAAATTTTACAAAGAAGTTTACAAAATAATCAAAAGAAGGTATTAATAGCACTTACACCTAATGTAGGAAATCTACAAATACTAAGTAGTAATGAAAATGGTAAACCAAACACCAAAAACTAA
- a CDS encoding glycosyl hydrolase family 18 protein → MYGIKKLAIKKFSLLQKWTNFWKFTRQVADVNGDGRTDIVAFGCDAVYVSLGQSNGTFGQAFTGITDSFTINQGEWTSFDKYPRQLADVNGDGRADIVGFGYDNVFVSLGQSNGTFGPTSVAKNDDFTVNKGGWTSFDKYPRQLADVNGDGRADIVGFGYDNVFVSLGQSNGTFGPTSVAKNDDFTVNKGDRNNFDHKPRQLGDVNGDGKADIIGFAQDGTYVALANNQTTPPPMNNQYVVAGYLPSWGISSTTNPATIPVNKLTHLFYAFADVDTEGNVKLSPDGQDGDINVLKSLKAQNPKLKILVSIGGAGENDFSSAASTAQSRIFFAQSAINFMKNNGFDGIDIDWEFPKKEENSNYIQLLSELRQELNNASTTDGNKYLLTTALSGSPYQLSPSDYADAPYDLNSTVLKTTSEYVDFINLMTYDYHGSWENTTNHQAALYKSSSDQSYNSDKLNADWSVKKYLSAGVEAKDIVLGVPLYSPTWAGVKAGSNNDGLFQSATSANDPLLYKDIHAQVGTDGYQYNWDDSAKVPYIYNSQKQEFSTYEDKRSVLEKVNYVEQQGLGGIFFWQLIGDLPITHSDSLVNVAAANLL, encoded by the coding sequence ATGTACGGAATAAAAAAGTTAGCTATTAAAAAGTTTAGCCTTTTGCAAAAATGGACTAATTTTTGGAAATTTACACGCCAAGTTGCAGATGTCAATGGTGATGGACGAACTGATATTGTTGCTTTTGGCTGTGATGCTGTTTATGTATCTTTGGGTCAAAGTAATGGAACTTTTGGTCAAGCTTTTACAGGCATAACTGATAGTTTTACTATCAATCAAGGAGAATGGACTAGCTTTGATAAGTATCCGCGTCAACTCGCTGATGTCAATGGTGATGGTCGCGCCGATATTGTTGGCTTTGGATACGATAATGTCTTTGTTTCTCTTGGTCAAAGCAATGGAACTTTTGGCCCAACATCTGTAGCAAAAAATGATGATTTTACTGTTAATAAAGGAGGATGGACTAGCTTTGATAAGTATCCGCGTCAACTCGCTGATGTCAATGGTGATGGTCGCGCCGATATTGTTGGCTTTGGATATGATAATGTCTTTGTTTCTCTTGGTCAAAGCAATGGAACTTTTGGCCCAACATCTGTAGCGAAAAATGATGATTTTACTGTTAATAAAGGTGATAGGAATAACTTTGACCACAAGCCACGCCAGCTTGGTGATGTAAATGGTGATGGCAAAGCAGATATTATTGGTTTTGCTCAAGATGGAACTTATGTAGCTTTAGCTAATAATCAGACAACACCACCTCCAATGAATAATCAGTATGTTGTAGCTGGTTACTTACCTTCCTGGGGTATTAGTAGTACTACTAATCCTGCAACTATTCCGGTTAATAAGCTAACACATTTGTTTTATGCCTTTGCAGATGTCGATACAGAAGGTAACGTCAAACTGAGTCCAGATGGTCAGGATGGTGACATCAATGTACTAAAATCTCTCAAAGCTCAAAATCCCAAGCTAAAAATCCTTGTTTCTATCGGTGGTGCAGGAGAAAATGATTTTTCCTCAGCAGCTTCTACGGCACAATCTAGGATATTCTTTGCTCAGTCTGCCATCAATTTTATGAAAAATAATGGTTTTGATGGCATCGATATTGATTGGGAATTTCCTAAGAAAGAAGAGAATAGTAATTACATTCAATTGCTGAGTGAGTTACGTCAAGAACTTAATAACGCATCTACTACAGATGGAAATAAATATCTGCTGACTACTGCCCTTTCTGGTTCTCCCTATCAATTGTCTCCATCAGATTACGCTGATGCTCCTTACGATTTAAACTCAACTGTTTTGAAAACTACTTCTGAATATGTTGACTTTATCAACTTAATGACCTATGACTACCACGGTAGTTGGGAAAACACAACCAATCACCAAGCTGCTTTGTATAAAAGTAGCAGTGATCAATCATATAACAGTGACAAACTCAATGCTGACTGGTCAGTTAAAAAGTATTTGAGTGCTGGTGTTGAAGCTAAGGATATTGTATTAGGAGTTCCTCTTTACAGTCCCACTTGGGCGGGAGTGAAAGCTGGTTCTAATAATGATGGATTGTTTCAAAGTGCTACCTCGGCAAATGATCCACTTTTGTATAAAGATATCCATGCTCAGGTGGGTACAGATGGATATCAATATAACTGGGATGATAGTGCCAAAGTTCCCTATATTTATAATTCTCAAAAACAAGAGTTTAGTACCTATGAAGATAAACGTTCAGTCCTCGAAAAAGTTAATTATGTTGAACAACAAGGTCTAGGTGGAATATTTTTCTGGCAACTCATTGGTGACTTGCCAATCACTCATTCTGATTCATTAGTTAATGTTGCTGCTGCTAATTTGTTGTAG
- a CDS encoding AAA-like domain-containing protein, with the protein MNSKLAFTWEKAKQLAEQIVFNNLQEHLKDIEIDVLRGSWEGLTYEKMAEQYHMSVSYLRGDVGYYLWRKLSEALGEEVTKSNFKGALERAGERQLPPHIDSNVKEPKSPLAELAFPDGSVPLGSPFYVNRDALESVCYETVLKPASLIRIKAPKLMGKTSLLTRILAHAESQNYQTVYLDLSSVERAILTNLDKFVLWLCFMVGRKLKLENRLKDYWETEILGSNDNCTVYFEEYLLPQINCPLVLGLDEVDRIFPYNQVVEDFFGMLRSWHEKGKISEQWKQLRLVIAHSTEVYIPLDMNQSPFNAGLPVTLLEFDHKQVLNLAHLHGLNWNDIQVKELMNIVGGHPYLLRLAMYKVYTTKATLKQLLQDASTEAGIYSSHLRWYLEMLHSEEAQGLKEALKKVVISLEPVELDSMQIYKLHSMGLVQQQDNQVMPRCNLYREYFRRVL; encoded by the coding sequence ATGAACTCAAAATTAGCCTTTACTTGGGAGAAAGCTAAACAGCTTGCCGAACAAATTGTCTTCAATAATCTTCAAGAACACCTCAAAGATATTGAAATAGATGTGCTTCGAGGCTCGTGGGAGGGTCTGACTTATGAAAAGATGGCAGAGCAGTACCATATGTCTGTAAGCTACCTCAGAGGAGATGTGGGTTATTATCTGTGGCGAAAGCTCTCAGAGGCGTTAGGGGAAGAGGTAACAAAGAGTAATTTTAAAGGAGCGCTGGAAAGAGCCGGGGAAAGGCAACTACCTCCACATATTGATAGCAATGTCAAGGAGCCAAAATCACCGTTAGCAGAGTTAGCGTTTCCAGATGGTTCAGTTCCTCTGGGTTCTCCTTTTTATGTGAACCGAGATGCCCTAGAGTCTGTTTGTTACGAGACAGTTCTTAAACCAGCTTCTTTAATTCGGATTAAAGCACCGAAACTGATGGGCAAAACTTCATTGCTTACCAGAATTCTGGCTCATGCTGAATCCCAGAATTATCAAACCGTATATTTGGATTTAAGTAGTGTAGAGCGAGCAATTTTAACGAATTTGGACAAGTTCGTGCTTTGGTTGTGTTTTATGGTTGGTCGGAAGTTAAAGTTAGAAAATCGGTTAAAAGATTATTGGGAAACAGAAATTTTAGGTAGCAATGATAACTGCACAGTGTACTTTGAAGAGTATTTATTGCCACAAATAAATTGTCCTTTGGTATTAGGCTTAGATGAAGTAGATCGGATTTTTCCCTATAACCAAGTGGTTGAAGACTTTTTTGGGATGCTGCGAAGTTGGCATGAGAAAGGGAAAATTTCTGAGCAATGGAAACAACTAAGACTGGTGATTGCACATTCTACCGAAGTTTATATCCCCTTAGACATGAACCAATCTCCTTTTAATGCGGGGCTACCAGTAACATTGTTGGAATTTGACCACAAGCAGGTACTAAATTTGGCTCACCTTCATGGACTGAATTGGAATGACATTCAGGTAAAGGAATTAATGAATATAGTGGGAGGACATCCTTATCTACTGCGATTAGCAATGTATAAAGTTTACACTACAAAGGCAACGCTAAAGCAACTATTACAAGATGCTTCCACAGAAGCGGGAATTTATAGCAGCCATCTGCGGTGGTACTTAGAAATGCTGCACTCGGAAGAGGCTCAAGGTTTAAAAGAAGCGTTAAAAAAGGTGGTCATTTCACTTGAGCCAGTGGAATTAGATTCAATGCAGATTTATAAGTTGCACAGTATGGGATTAGTGCAGCAACAAGACAATCAGGTAATGCCTAGATGCAATTTGTACCGTGAGTATTTCCGCAGAGTCTTGTAA
- a CDS encoding DevA family ABC transporter ATP-binding protein translates to MKQSAIINIQNLNYFFGQGELRKQILFNVNLQIQPGEIIILMGQSGSGKTTLLTLIGGLRSVQNGSLKVFDRELYKANNKQILDVRRNTGYIFQAHNLLRFLTVFQNVQMSVELHRGFSKQEADTRAKAMLEAVGLSHRLNYYPDNLSGGQKQRVAVARALVSHPKLVLADEPTAALDSKSGRDVVELMQRLAKEQSCTILMVTHDNRILDIADRIIQIEDGRIVGVDLTQHS, encoded by the coding sequence ATGAAACAATCTGCCATTATCAATATTCAAAATCTCAACTACTTTTTTGGTCAAGGAGAATTACGTAAACAAATTTTATTTAACGTCAACCTCCAAATTCAACCAGGTGAAATAATTATTTTGATGGGTCAATCAGGCTCAGGTAAAACAACGTTGTTAACTTTGATTGGTGGCTTACGGTCTGTTCAAAATGGAAGTTTGAAAGTTTTTGACAGAGAACTTTATAAGGCAAATAACAAGCAAATTCTCGATGTCCGACGAAATACTGGATATATTTTTCAGGCTCATAACTTGCTACGATTTTTAACTGTATTCCAAAATGTCCAAATGTCAGTTGAACTGCACAGAGGCTTTTCTAAACAAGAAGCTGACACTAGAGCTAAAGCTATGCTAGAAGCAGTGGGATTGAGTCATAGATTAAATTACTACCCTGATAATCTCTCCGGTGGACAAAAACAAAGAGTTGCAGTCGCTCGTGCTTTAGTAAGTCATCCCAAATTGGTCTTAGCTGATGAACCTACTGCTGCTTTAGATAGTAAATCAGGCCGGGATGTTGTAGAACTGATGCAGCGACTAGCTAAGGAACAATCTTGTACTATTTTAATGGTAACTCATGATAATCGCATTCTTGATATTGCCGACCGCATTATTCAAATAGAAGATGGACGCATAGTTGGTGTAGATTTGACGCAGCACTCATGA
- the devC gene encoding ABC transporter permease DevC — protein sequence MKFSLIVAWLQLTHKRTRLLIALAGIAFAIILMFMQLGFSDGLYDSNIRLHTKLKSDIFLISSRSIALNTLKTFSQRHLYQVQSFDGVESISSVYLDFGFWTNPQNYTSRQILIIGINPDEDVLDLPEVQENIDKIKIPDVALFDRNSRPEFGTIATEFDQGIAISTEVNNRQITIGALFELGTSFAANGTLITSDLNFLRIFDNKRQRGLIDIGLIRLKPNVNVKNLVEAMQKELPQDVRVLSKQEFIQLEKDYWKSSTAIGFIFTVGTIMGFMVGAVIVYQILYSDVSEHLAEYATLKAMGYKSSFLFSLVFQEAIILSVLGYIPGFSLCLGLYDMTRNATLLPIYMTFSRAATVVILTILMCAISGAIAIRKVQSADPADIF from the coding sequence ATGAAGTTTTCATTAATTGTAGCTTGGCTACAACTGACTCATAAAAGAACTCGCTTATTAATTGCGCTAGCCGGTATTGCTTTTGCTATAATTCTGATGTTTATGCAGTTAGGGTTTAGCGATGGTCTATATGATAGTAATATCCGTCTACATACCAAGTTGAAGAGTGACATTTTTTTAATTAGCTCTAGAAGCATTGCTTTGAATACTTTAAAAACATTTTCCCAAAGACATTTATACCAAGTACAAAGCTTTGATGGTGTAGAATCGATAAGTTCTGTATATCTAGATTTTGGTTTTTGGACTAATCCACAGAACTATACTAGTCGGCAAATTTTAATTATAGGAATTAATCCTGATGAAGATGTTTTAGACTTACCAGAAGTACAAGAAAATATAGACAAAATAAAGATTCCAGATGTTGCTTTATTTGATCGGAATTCTCGACCAGAATTTGGGACAATAGCTACTGAGTTTGATCAAGGAATAGCAATCTCTACAGAAGTAAATAATCGGCAAATTACTATCGGAGCTTTATTTGAGTTAGGAACATCTTTTGCAGCAAATGGCACTTTAATTACAAGTGATTTAAATTTTCTCCGAATATTTGACAATAAACGCCAAAGAGGACTGATTGATATCGGACTAATTCGCTTAAAACCAAATGTGAATGTTAAAAATTTAGTAGAAGCGATGCAGAAAGAGTTACCTCAAGATGTCAGAGTGTTATCTAAACAAGAATTTATTCAGCTAGAAAAAGATTATTGGAAGAGTAGTACAGCCATTGGATTTATTTTTACAGTAGGTACGATTATGGGATTTATGGTTGGAGCCGTAATTGTCTATCAAATTTTATATTCAGATGTATCAGAACACTTGGCAGAATATGCCACTCTAAAAGCAATGGGTTATAAAAGTTCATTCTTATTTAGTCTTGTATTTCAAGAAGCTATCATCCTATCAGTTTTAGGATATATTCCCGGTTTTTCATTGTGCCTGGGATTGTATGATATGACACGTAATGCTACTTTGCTGCCCATTTATATGACTTTTAGTCGAGCCGCAACTGTTGTAATTTTAACAATTTTGATGTGTGCGATATCGGGAGCGATCGCAATACGTAAAGTGCAATCGGCAGATCCAGCTGATATCTTTTAA
- a CDS encoding ABC exporter membrane fusion protein, producing the protein MIKIYQFYHTQAPDSQMAIAKVQEQKNRVRSVTSLGRVEPQGEVITIGGSREERIDKLLVQEGQQVKVGDVLAYLDSYQERLAEKNAAATQLQEARNRFKAESMFGKAQIEEAESRIRQIKMPQMSEIEAQKATVQKIEIALQAKQKDLERFSYLQMQGAISQQSLDDKLLEVSSTENELNNAKAILAKLEQGRSTDLLYAQAQVRSAQASLQLAESKVQVESANSNLKLAIARLELTIIRAPQSGQILKIFAHSGEAISDQGILQIGNTQQMYVVAEVYETDIHRVKVGQTAIISSSAFSKSIPGVVEQMGLQVGKKDVLNTDPAAKIDARVIEVKIRLTDSKLVTRLTNLAVNVLIKP; encoded by the coding sequence ATGATAAAAATTTACCAATTTTATCACACCCAAGCACCCGATTCTCAGATGGCGATCGCAAAGGTTCAAGAGCAAAAAAATCGGGTGAGGTCGGTTACATCGCTAGGTCGGGTGGAACCTCAAGGAGAAGTAATTACAATTGGAGGTAGTCGTGAAGAACGCATTGATAAGTTGTTAGTCCAAGAAGGTCAGCAAGTAAAAGTAGGCGATGTCTTAGCCTATTTAGATAGTTATCAAGAACGATTAGCAGAAAAAAATGCTGCGGCCACTCAGTTGCAAGAAGCTCGTAATCGCTTCAAAGCTGAGAGTATGTTTGGCAAAGCTCAAATTGAAGAAGCAGAATCTCGAATTAGGCAGATAAAAATGCCTCAAATGTCAGAAATTGAGGCTCAAAAAGCAACAGTACAAAAAATAGAGATAGCTCTACAAGCTAAACAAAAAGACTTAGAACGCTTCTCTTATTTACAAATGCAAGGAGCTATTTCCCAACAATCTTTGGATGATAAATTATTAGAGGTTAGTAGCACAGAAAATGAGCTAAATAATGCCAAAGCTATACTTGCTAAGTTAGAACAAGGACGAAGTACCGATCTCCTCTATGCACAGGCACAAGTTCGGTCAGCACAAGCTAGTTTACAGCTAGCAGAAAGTAAAGTTCAAGTAGAATCAGCGAATAGTAATTTGAAACTAGCGATCGCTCGCTTAGAACTTACAATAATTCGTGCCCCTCAGTCTGGCCAAATTCTCAAAATTTTTGCTCATTCAGGAGAAGCAATTTCTGACCAAGGTATTCTGCAAATTGGTAACACTCAACAAATGTATGTCGTTGCAGAAGTTTATGAAACAGATATTCATAGGGTAAAAGTTGGTCAAACAGCCATAATTTCTAGTAGTGCTTTCTCTAAATCTATTCCAGGTGTAGTTGAACAAATGGGTTTACAAGTTGGAAAAAAGGATGTTTTGAATACTGACCCAGCAGCTAAGATTGACGCTAGAGTAATCGAAGTCAAAATCCGTTTAACAGATAGTAAACTTGTTACGAGACTAACTAATTTAGCAGTTAATGTACTCATTAAACCTTAA
- a CDS encoding MFS transporter — MDKPTITNKLQVFMITWFGQLISLIGSGLTGFALGLWVYQRTGSVTQFALISLFTTLPGIVLSPITGALVDRWERRTTMLLCNTIAGLTTLVLVLLLLINQLQVWHIYTGMSVISVCTAFQFPAYSATITLLVSKQHLGRASGMTNIGEASARLFAPALAGVMVLTIGVKGVLLIDFASYICAVVTLLIVQFPKPEKTTAGNQEKASLLKEAVYGWTYIIKRPGLLGLLLFFAGSNFGLGIASVLITPMLLAFTSPAILGNVMSIAGSGMLVGGIIMSVWGGPKPRVYGVFGFGLLQAMCLLLIGLYPSIPLITAAAFGVFFCVPFMDGSNQAIWQIKVPPDVQGRVFAVRLMIAWSSFPLAYLLAGPLADYVFEPLLASGGLLASSVGKIIGIGAGRGIGLLFIVLGTLNFWVAIFSYLYQPLRMIEKENIDPIYQLQE; from the coding sequence ATGGACAAACCTACCATAACCAATAAATTACAGGTATTTATGATTACCTGGTTTGGGCAACTCATCTCGCTCATCGGCTCAGGACTAACTGGCTTTGCTCTTGGTTTGTGGGTTTACCAACGAACAGGATCAGTTACTCAATTTGCGCTCATTTCTTTGTTTACTACGTTGCCTGGGATTGTACTATCACCTATTACTGGTGCGCTTGTGGATCGCTGGGAGCGACGCACAACCATGTTACTCTGTAATACTATAGCGGGTCTAACTACCCTGGTTCTTGTATTACTACTTTTAATTAATCAACTTCAGGTTTGGCATATTTATACTGGTATGTCTGTCATCTCAGTTTGCACTGCCTTTCAGTTTCCAGCTTATTCTGCAACTATCACATTGCTTGTCTCCAAACAGCATCTTGGTCGTGCCAGTGGGATGACAAACATCGGGGAAGCATCCGCAAGGCTTTTCGCCCCAGCTTTGGCAGGGGTGATGGTTTTGACAATTGGAGTTAAGGGTGTGCTTTTGATTGACTTCGCCAGCTATATCTGCGCCGTCGTTACTCTCTTGATTGTCCAGTTCCCCAAACCCGAAAAAACTACCGCAGGCAATCAAGAAAAAGCCTCGCTATTAAAAGAAGCAGTTTATGGCTGGACTTACATTATCAAACGTCCAGGTTTATTGGGACTGTTATTGTTTTTTGCTGGGAGCAATTTTGGATTGGGAATTGCCAGTGTCTTAATTACACCTATGCTTCTAGCTTTTACTTCACCTGCAATCCTTGGCAACGTGATGTCTATTGCAGGTAGTGGTATGTTAGTGGGTGGTATTATCATGAGCGTTTGGGGAGGCCCAAAGCCTCGCGTGTACGGTGTTTTCGGTTTCGGTTTGCTGCAAGCAATGTGTTTGCTCCTCATTGGACTATACCCTTCCATACCATTAATTACAGCAGCAGCCTTTGGCGTTTTTTTCTGCGTGCCATTTATGGATGGTTCCAATCAAGCTATCTGGCAAATCAAAGTACCACCGGATGTGCAAGGACGAGTCTTTGCAGTGCGGCTAATGATTGCCTGGTCTTCCTTTCCACTCGCTTATCTCCTAGCTGGGCCTTTAGCCGATTATGTATTCGAGCCACTTTTGGCTAGTGGTGGTCTACTGGCTAGTAGTGTCGGTAAAATTATCGGCATTGGAGCAGGGCGAGGCATCGGGCTGTTATTTATAGTTTTGGGAACACTCAATTTCTGGGTAGCAATTTTTAGTTATCTATATCAACCTTTGCGAATGATAGAGAAAGAAAATATTGATCCCATTTATCAGCTACAGGAATAA
- a CDS encoding aminotransferase class I/II-fold pyridoxal phosphate-dependent enzyme, whose translation MTDLTTKISTLSVEEKRSLLKQLIQKKTSAVEIFTNDNDNDDIPLAYYDFSHSPQYRNLEQMISGIKTKGGVVDPYFKVREGINSNTIVIDGREVINFSSYNYLGFANDPDVSLAAKAAIDRYGTSVSASRLLSGEITIHRELEQEIASLIGAEDAIVFTAGHATNESTIGHLFDKNDLILHDELIHNSILQGCLLSGSTRISFPHNDWQTVDQILTEQRRRYKRVLIVIEGVYSMDGDIPDLPKFIEIKKRHKSFLMVDEAHSMGVIGDRGRGIGEYHSVNPADIDLWMGTISKSFASCGGYIAGCQAVVKYLKYTAPAFVYSAGMSPGNTAAALASIRKLKAEPERVQSLHERAKLFLELASDRRLNTGMSKHSAVIPVIVGNSVRCIQLSQALFDRGINVLPQIYPAVEDKAARLRFFINFNHTPEQIHFTVNTVAKELDQI comes from the coding sequence ATGACCGATCTAACTACAAAAATATCAACTTTGTCCGTAGAAGAAAAGCGCAGCCTTTTGAAACAACTTATTCAAAAAAAGACAAGTGCAGTAGAAATATTTACTAACGATAACGATAATGATGATATTCCCCTGGCATACTATGATTTTTCCCATTCTCCCCAGTACCGCAACCTAGAACAAATGATTTCTGGCATCAAAACTAAAGGTGGAGTTGTTGATCCTTATTTCAAAGTTCGTGAAGGGATAAATAGCAATACTATAGTAATAGATGGTCGGGAAGTTATTAATTTTTCGAGTTACAATTATCTAGGATTTGCCAACGATCCAGATGTATCTTTAGCAGCAAAGGCAGCCATTGATCGCTATGGAACATCCGTATCAGCTAGCCGCTTGCTCTCAGGTGAAATTACGATACACCGAGAGTTAGAACAAGAAATTGCATCTTTAATAGGTGCAGAAGATGCGATCGTTTTTACAGCAGGTCATGCTACTAACGAAAGCACAATTGGTCACCTTTTTGACAAAAATGACCTGATACTCCATGACGAGCTAATCCACAACAGTATCCTCCAAGGATGCTTGTTATCTGGTTCCACCCGCATCAGTTTTCCACATAACGACTGGCAAACTGTAGATCAAATACTTACCGAACAACGCCGTCGCTACAAACGTGTATTGATTGTCATTGAAGGTGTTTATAGCATGGATGGCGATATTCCTGATTTGCCCAAGTTTATCGAAATTAAGAAGCGTCACAAAAGCTTTTTAATGGTAGACGAAGCCCATTCTATGGGTGTGATTGGTGATCGCGGTCGCGGTATCGGTGAGTATCATAGTGTTAACCCTGCTGACATAGATTTGTGGATGGGTACAATTAGCAAATCATTCGCTAGCTGTGGAGGCTATATTGCAGGTTGTCAGGCTGTAGTCAAATATCTGAAATATACTGCTCCTGCTTTTGTTTATAGTGCTGGTATGTCACCAGGAAACACAGCAGCAGCACTAGCTTCTATACGCAAGCTAAAAGCAGAACCAGAAAGAGTACAATCTCTGCATGAGCGAGCTAAATTGTTTTTGGAATTAGCAAGCGATCGTCGGCTGAATACTGGTATGAGTAAGCATTCTGCGGTGATTCCTGTGATTGTGGGCAACTCTGTGCGTTGCATCCAACTCTCCCAAGCCCTGTTTGACCGTGGAATTAATGTACTACCTCAAATTTATCCTGCGGTAGAAGACAAAGCCGCTCGCCTACGATTTTTTATCAACTTCAATCATACACCTGAGCAAATTCATTTCACTGTTAACACTGTTGCCAAGGAACTAGATCAAATCTAG